One genomic segment of Vagococcus intermedius includes these proteins:
- the ftcD gene encoding glutamate formimidoyltransferase — MVKLVECIPNFSEGQDLEIINNLVEIAKSMPNVTLLDYSSDANHNRSVFTLVGDSEIISEVIFQMMKYATDHIDVTKQIGEHPRMGATDVVPFVPIKGITSEECVLISKELAKRVNTELNIPIFLYEESATAANRKNLAKIRKGQIEKMPEKLLLDEWQPDFGDRKIHPTAGVTAIGARMPLVAFNVNLDTDDITIANKIARIVRGSNGGFKYCKGIGVMLEDRNIAQVSMNMVNFEGTPLYRAFETIRFEAQRYGVNIIGSELIGLAPAKALIDTAEYYLQIEDFDYNKQVLENYLLN, encoded by the coding sequence ATGGTTAAATTAGTAGAATGTATTCCTAATTTTAGTGAAGGACAAGATTTAGAAATTATCAATAATCTGGTTGAAATCGCAAAAAGTATGCCTAATGTGACATTATTAGATTATTCTTCCGATGCAAATCACAATAGGAGTGTTTTCACATTGGTGGGGGATAGCGAAATTATTTCAGAAGTAATTTTTCAAATGATGAAATATGCAACTGACCATATTGATGTAACCAAACAAATTGGTGAACACCCTAGAATGGGGGCAACTGACGTGGTTCCTTTTGTACCAATCAAAGGTATTACATCAGAAGAATGTGTCTTGATTTCTAAAGAATTAGCTAAACGAGTTAATACGGAGTTAAACATTCCAATATTTTTATATGAAGAGTCTGCGACGGCAGCAAATCGTAAAAATTTAGCTAAAATCAGAAAAGGCCAAATTGAAAAAATGCCAGAAAAATTACTTTTAGATGAGTGGCAGCCTGATTTTGGAGATAGAAAAATCCATCCAACTGCTGGTGTCACTGCAATAGGTGCTAGGATGCCTTTAGTTGCATTTAATGTTAATTTAGATACTGATGATATAACTATTGCCAATAAAATTGCACGTATTGTTAGAGGATCTAATGGTGGATTTAAATACTGTAAAGGAATTGGGGTCATGTTAGAAGATCGTAACATTGCTCAAGTTTCAATGAACATGGTTAATTTTGAGGGTACTCCGTTATATCGGGCCTTTGAAACGATTCGTTTTGAGGCACAACGTTATGGTGTCAATATTATTGGAAGTGAATTGATTGGATTAGCACCTGCAAAAGCTTTAATTGATACTGCAGAATATTATTTACAAATAGAAGACTTCGATTATAATAAACAAGTTTTAGAAAATTATTTATTAAATTAA